Proteins encoded together in one Capricornis sumatraensis isolate serow.1 chromosome 3, serow.2, whole genome shotgun sequence window:
- the CLCN7 gene encoding H(+)/Cl(-) exchange transporter 7 isoform X1: protein MANVSKKVSWSGRDLDDDEAAPLLRRAPRPGAPAGEAAPLLNGAGPAAARASPHSAFFRIGQLSSVELDDELLNPDMDPPHPFPREIPHNEKLLSLKYESLDYDNSENQLFLEEERRINHTAFRTVEIKRWVICAMVGILTGLVACFIDIVVEKLAGLKYRLVKDNIDRFTEHGGLSFSLLLWAALNAAFVLLGSTIVAFVEPVAAGSGIPQIKCFLNGVKIPHVVRLKTLVIKVSGVILSVVGGLAVGKEGPMIHSGSVIAAGISQGRSTSLKRDFKIFEYFRRDTEKRDFVSAGAAAGVSAAFGAPVGGVLFSLEEGASFWNQFLTWRIFFASMISTFTLNFVLSIYHGNAWDLSSPGLINFGRFDTETMVYVIHEIPIFIAMGVVGGILGAVFNALNYWLTMFRIRYVHRPCLQVVEATLVAAVTATAAFVLIYSSRDCQPLRGSSVSYPLQLFCADGEYNSMAAAFFNTPEKSVVSLFHDPPGSYNPVTLGLFTLVYFFLACWTYGLTVSAGVFIPSLLIGAAWGRLFGISLSYITGAAVWADPGKYALMGAAAQLGGIVRMTLSLTVIMMEATSNVTYGFPIMLVLMTAKIVGDVFIEGLYDMHIQLQSVPFLHWEAPVTSHSLTAREVMSTPVTCLRRREKVGVIVDVLSSTASNHNGFPVVEDADGTQPARLQGLILRSQLIVLLKHKVFVERSSMGLLRRRLRLKDFRDAYPRFPPIQSIHVSQDERECTMDLSEFMNPSPYTVPQEASLPRVFKLFRALGLRHLVVVDNCNQVVGLVTRKDLARYRLGKGGLEELSLAQT from the exons ATGGCCAACGTCTCCAAGAAGGTGTCGTGGTCCGGCCGCGACCTGGACGACGACGAGGCGGCGCCGCTGCTGCGGAGGGCGCCGCGGCCTGGGGCGCCGGCCGGGGAGGCGGCGCCGCTGCTGAACGGAGCCGGGCCCGCTGCCGCCCGCGCG TCACCACACTCGGCATTCTTTCGGATCGGACAGTTGAGCAGCGTGGAGCTGGACGATGAGCTTCTGAACCCT GACATGGACCCCCCTCACCCCTTCCCCAGGGAGATCCCACACAACGAGAAGCTGCTGTCCCTCAAGTACGAG AGCCTGGACTACGACAACAGCGAGAACCAGCTGTTCCTGGAGGAAGAGCGGCGCATCAACCACACG GCTTTCCGGACGGTGGAGATCAAGCGCTGGGTCATCTGCGCCATGGTGGGCATCCTCACGGGTCTCGTGGCCTGCTTCATTGACATCGTGGTGGAGAAGCTCGCCGGCCTCAAATACAGGCTCGTCAAGGACA ACATCGACAGGTTCACTGAGCACGGCGGGCTGTCCTTCTCCCTCCTGCTCTGGGCCGCACTCAATGCCGCCTTCGTGCTCCTCGGCTCCACCATCGTCGCCTTCGTAGAG CCGGTCGCCGCTGGCAGCGGGATCCCCCAGATCAAGTGCTTCCTCAACGGGGTGAAGATCCCCCACGTGGTCAGGCTCAAG ACGCTGGTGATCAAAGTGTCCGGCGTGATCCTGTCAGTGGTGGGGGGACTGGCCGTGGGGAAG GAGGGGCCAATGATCCACTCGGGCTCGGTGATTGCCGCGGGCATCTCCCAGGGCAGGTCCACGTCGCTGAAGCGGGACTTCAAG ATCTTCGAGTACTTTCGCAGAGACACGGAGAAGCGGGACTTCGTCTCGGCAGGAGCTGCAGCTGGAGTGTCCGCAGCCTTCGGGGCCCCCGTGG GTGGCGTGCTGTTCAGCTTGGAGGAGGGTGCGTCCTTCTGGAACCAGTTCCTGACGTGGAGAATC TTCTTTGCTTCCATGATCTCCACTTTCACCTTGAACTTCGTCCTGAGTATTTATCATGGGAACGCGTGGGACCTGTCCAGCCCTGGGCTCATCAACTTTGGAAGATTCGATACTGAG ACCATGGTGTACGTGATCCATGAGATCCCCATTTTCATCGCCATGGGTGTGGTGG GGGGCATTCTCGGAGCTGTGTTCAACGCCTTGAATTACTGGCTGACGATGTTTCGAATCAG GTACGTCCACCGGCCCTGCCTCCAGGTGGTCGAGGCCACGCTGGTCGCCGCTGTCACCGCCACGGCCGCCTTCGTGCTCATCTACTCGTCCCGGGACTGTCAGCCCCTGCGGGGGAGCTCCGTGTCCTACCCCCTCCAG CTCTTCTGCGCTGATGGTGAGTACAACTCGATGGCTGCGGCCTTCTTCAACACCCCGGAGAAGAGTGTGGTCAGCCTTTTCCACGACCCCCCAG GCTCCTACAACCCCGTGACACTTGGCCTGTTTACCCTGGTCTACTTCTTCCTGGCCTGCTGGACCTACGGGCTCACGGTGTCGGCCGGCGTCTTCATTCCGTCTCTGCTCATTGGCGCTGCCTGGGGCCGGCTGTTCGGCATCTCCCTGTCCTACATCACGGGGGCCGCG GTCTGGGCGGACCCTGGCAAGTACGCCCTAATGGGCGCCGCTGCTCAGCTGG GTGGGATCGTGAGGATGACGCTGAGCTTAACGGTCATCATGATGGAGGCCACCAGCAACGTGACCTATGGCTTCCCCATCATGCTGGTGCTCATGACCGCCAAGATCGTGGGGGACGTCTTCATCGAG GGTTTGTACGACATGCACATCCAGCTGCAGAGCGTGCccttcctgcactgggaggcccCCGTCACCTCGCACTCACTCACCGCCAG GGAGGTGATGAGCACGCCAGTCACCTGCCTGCggaggagggagaaggtgggcGTCATCGTGGACGTGCTGAGCAGCACGGCATCCAACCACAACGGTTTCCCCGTGGTGGAGGATGCTGACGGCACGCAG CCAGCTCGGCTCCAGGGCTTGATCCTGCGCTCGCAGCTCATCGTCCTGCTCAAGCACAAG GTGTTCGTGGAGCGCTCCAGCATGGGCCTGCTGCGACGCCGGCTGCGGCTAAAGGACTTCCGTGACGCCTACCCACGCTTCCCCCCAATCCAGTCCATCCACGTGTCGCAGGACGAGCGGGAGTGCACCATGGACCTGTCCGAGTTCATGAACCCCTCGCCCTACACGGTGCCCCAG GAGGCGTCGCTCCCACGGGTGTTCAAGCTGTTCCGGGCCCTGGGCCTCCGGCATCTGGTGGTGGTGGACAATTGCAATCAG GTGGTCGGGCTGGTGACCAGGAAGGACCTGGCCAGGTACCGGCTTGGAAAGGGGGGCCTGGAGGAGCTGTCTCTGGCCCAGACATGA
- the CCDC154 gene encoding coiled-coil domain-containing protein 154, with amino-acid sequence MRPLSATLSLTCRPPECVMRPQGVGLAGEWLPLTQAHLVREKPPDSPRGQHCVSSGGAWTSLSLSFLCGQWEPSPPWASLYAQGDEPRHLLVERTDSNPSSEASPPSQLSTIALEDLGLLEEELASPEPLSLEEVLENDACSRLPSNASNLEQGTPKRWKQLEQWVADLQAEVASLRGHRARCEHATLSLLRELLQVRACLQLQDTQLKRLQLEARQAAPAPEKEDIQVGSQQNQMQALDKRLVEVREALTQIRRKQALQDSERKGAEQEASLRLSELTGKLKQEEQDREVACGALQKSQEEVGQKVDHEVARMQAQMTKLGEEMSLRFLKREARLCGFLQKSFLALEKRMKASESARLRAESALREELEGRWRQLQELDMERVRALQGQCQEECHLLEQCRGLDKAVVQLTEFVQQNQVSLNRVLLAEQKAWDAKGQLEDSRAGELATYLQENLEAMQLASELAQQETHGALELLREKSQALEVSVAELVRQVKDLSDHFLALRWRLDLQEQTLSIRLQEASNEWAVAEQRWREGLTRCREEAEAHLREVQEQVDQLPQQIEAVTDKCVLHKSDSDCKISAEATARELAVEAVRQELAALLSSVQLLREGNPGRKIAEIQGKLATFQNQMMKLETSIQDNKTIQNLKFNTETKLRTEAMATLQESVLRLWSEEGPWAPTLSSRRGPMSLGRQQLFVKDVAPNDVVPVNHWGVYQAVRWLQWKTALMNLAARQTPRSVALEKPLGQKPACRLSSLPVPQK; translated from the exons ATGCGGCCCCTCAGTGCCACCCTGTCCCTCACCTGCCGGCCTCCAGAGTGTGTGATGCGGCCGCAGGGCGTCGGGCTCGCTGGGGAGTGGTTGCCTTTGACACAGGCACACCTTGTCAGAGAGAAGCCCCCTGACAGCCCTCGTGGGCAG CACTGCGTGTCCTCAGGCGGGGCctggacctctctgagcctgagctTCCTGTGTGGACAGTGGGAGCCAAGCCCTCCCTGGGCTTCGCTGTATGCCCAGGGGGATGAGCCACG GCACCTTCTTGTAGAGCGGACAGACAGCAACCCCTCATCTGAGGCCTCGCCGCCCTCCCAGCTGAGCACCATCGCCCTGGAGGACCTGGGGCTCCTGGAGGAAGAGCTGGCCAGCCCCGAGCCCCTGAGTCTGGAGGAGGTCTTGGAGAATGATGCGTGCAGCCGCCTGCCGTCCAACGCCTCCAACCTGGAGCAGGGCACCCCGAAGCGCTGGAAGCAGCTAGAGCAGTG GGTAGCCGACCTGCAGGCCGAGGTGGCGTCCCTGCGGGGACACAGGGCCCGCTGCGAGCATGCCACGCTGAGCCTGCTGCGGGAGCTGCTGCAGGTGCGGGCCTGCCTGCAGCTGCAGGACACACAGCTGAAGAGGCTGCAGCTGGAGGCGCGGCAGGCGGCTCCAGCCCCCGAGAAGGAGGACATCCAGGTAGGGAGT CAGCAGAACCAGATGCAGGCTCTGGACAAGAG GCTGGTGGAAGTCCGGGAGGCTCTAACCCAGATCCGGAGGAAGCAGGCGCTCCAGGACTCTGAGCGGAAGGGTGCTGAGCAGGAGGCCAGCCTCAG GCTGTCCGAGCTGACCGGGAAGCTGAAGCAGGAGGAGCAGGACCGTGAGGTGGCCTGTGGGGCCCTGCAGAAGAGCCAGGAGGAGGTGGGCCAGAAGGTGGACCACGAGGTGGCCAGGATGCAG GCCCAGATGACCAAGCTGGGGGAGGAGATGAGCCTCCGCTTCCTCAAGAGGGAGGCCAGGCTGTGCGGCTTCCTGCAGAAGAGCTTCCTGGCCCTGGAGAAG AGGATGAAGGCCTCAGAGAGCGCGCGGCTGCGGGCGGAGAGCGCCCTGCGGGAGGAGCTGGAGGGCAGGTGGCGGCAGCTGCAGGAGCTGGACATGGAGCGTGTGCGGGCCCTGCAGGGGCAGTgtcag GAAGAGTGCCACCTCCTGGAGCAGTGCCGGGGCCTGGACAAGGCCGTGGTCCAGCTGACCGAGTTTGTGCAGCAGAACCAGGTGTCACTCAACCGCGTCCTGCTGGCCGAGCAGAAGGCCTG GGACGCCAAGGGGCAGTTGGAGGACAGCCGGGCTGGGGAGCTGGCCACCTACCTGCAGGAGAACCTGGAGGCCATGCAGCTGGCCAGCGAGCTGGCCCAGCAGGAGACGCATGGTGCCTTGGAGCTG CTCCGAGAGAAGAGCCAGGCCTTGGAGGTGTCCGTGGCTGAGCTGGTCAGGCAGGTGAAGGACCTGAGTGACCACTTCCTGGCCCTGAGGTGGCGGCTGGACCTGCAGGAGCAGACGCTGAGCATCCGGCTGCAGGAGGCGAGT AATGAGTGGGCGGTCGCAGAGCAGCGGTGGCGGGAAGGCCTGACGCGGTGTCGAGAGGAGGCGGAGGCGCACCTGCGGGAGGTGCAGGAGCAAGTGGACCAGCTGCCCCAGCAG ATAGAGGCTGTCACCGACAAGTGCGTGCTTCACAAGAGCGACTCGGACTGCAAGATCTCTGCCGAGGCCACAGCCAG AGAGCTGGCGGTCGAGGCCGTGAGGCAGGAGCTGGCTGCCCTGCTGTCCTCCGTGCAGCTGCTCAGAGAGGGCAACCCCGGGCGCAAGATCGCCGAGATCCAGGGCAAGCTGGCCACG TTTCAGAACCAAATGATGAAATTGGAAACCAGCATCCAGGACAACAAGACCATCCAGAATCTCAAGTTTAATACAGAAACCAAGCTG CGCACGGAGGCAATGGCCACCCTGCAGGAGAGCGTGCTGCGCCTGTGGAGTGAGGAGGGCCCCTGGGCCCCGACGCTGAGCAGCAGGAGGGGCCCCATGTCCCTGGGGCGGCAGCAGCTCTTCGTCAAGGACGTGGCCCCCAACGACGTGGTCCCTGTGAATCACTGGGGCGTGTATCAGGCTGTGAG GTGGCTACAGTGGAAGACGGCTCTCATGAACCTGGCAGCCCGGCAGACTCCCAGGAGCGTGGCCTTGGAGAAGCCCCTTGGCCAGAAGCCTGCCTGCCGACTCTCATCCCTGCCTGTTCCCCAGAAATAA
- the UQCC4 gene encoding ubiquinol-cytochrome c reductase complex assembly factor 4 encodes MSAPAAGALLALRLVRWASRNPPPPPSGRARAQLAAEGDEEDDPHLPLRFSSSRAAPLRWTVKQSLGTGQQRSWWVVLPLSLSLMGLVIWCFFRKETSADRWLRRMLLEEVPQPSDTSEEPGAPVAHGART; translated from the exons ATGTCCGCGCCGGCGGCCGG gGCGCTCCTGGCGCTGAGACTCGTGCGCTGGGCTTCCCGAAACCCGCCTCCGCCGCCCAGCGGCCGGGCTCGAGCCCAGCTCGCGGCCGAGGGCGACGAAGAGGATGATCCTCACCTGCCCCTTCGGTTTTCCTCCAGCAGAGCCGCGCCGCTCCGCTGGACAGTGAAGCAGTCCCTGGGAACCGGGCAGCAGCGATCCTGGTGGGTGGTGCTGCCCTTAAGCCTATCCCTCATGGGTCTGGTCATTTGGTGCTTCTTTAGGAAGGAGACCAGCGCGGACCGGTGGTTGAGACGGATGTTGCTGGAAGAGGTACCGCAGCCTAGCGACACTTCTGAAGAGCCTGGAGCTCCGGTGGCCCACGGGGCGAGGACTTAA
- the CLCN7 gene encoding H(+)/Cl(-) exchange transporter 7 isoform X2, whose amino-acid sequence MANVSKKVSWSGRDLDDDEAAPLLRRAPRPGAPAGEAAPLLNGAGPAAARADMDPPHPFPREIPHNEKLLSLKYESLDYDNSENQLFLEEERRINHTAFRTVEIKRWVICAMVGILTGLVACFIDIVVEKLAGLKYRLVKDNIDRFTEHGGLSFSLLLWAALNAAFVLLGSTIVAFVEPVAAGSGIPQIKCFLNGVKIPHVVRLKTLVIKVSGVILSVVGGLAVGKEGPMIHSGSVIAAGISQGRSTSLKRDFKIFEYFRRDTEKRDFVSAGAAAGVSAAFGAPVGGVLFSLEEGASFWNQFLTWRIFFASMISTFTLNFVLSIYHGNAWDLSSPGLINFGRFDTETMVYVIHEIPIFIAMGVVGGILGAVFNALNYWLTMFRIRYVHRPCLQVVEATLVAAVTATAAFVLIYSSRDCQPLRGSSVSYPLQLFCADGEYNSMAAAFFNTPEKSVVSLFHDPPGSYNPVTLGLFTLVYFFLACWTYGLTVSAGVFIPSLLIGAAWGRLFGISLSYITGAAVWADPGKYALMGAAAQLGGIVRMTLSLTVIMMEATSNVTYGFPIMLVLMTAKIVGDVFIEGLYDMHIQLQSVPFLHWEAPVTSHSLTAREVMSTPVTCLRRREKVGVIVDVLSSTASNHNGFPVVEDADGTQPARLQGLILRSQLIVLLKHKVFVERSSMGLLRRRLRLKDFRDAYPRFPPIQSIHVSQDERECTMDLSEFMNPSPYTVPQEASLPRVFKLFRALGLRHLVVVDNCNQVVGLVTRKDLARYRLGKGGLEELSLAQT is encoded by the exons ATGGCCAACGTCTCCAAGAAGGTGTCGTGGTCCGGCCGCGACCTGGACGACGACGAGGCGGCGCCGCTGCTGCGGAGGGCGCCGCGGCCTGGGGCGCCGGCCGGGGAGGCGGCGCCGCTGCTGAACGGAGCCGGGCCCGCTGCCGCCCGCGCG GACATGGACCCCCCTCACCCCTTCCCCAGGGAGATCCCACACAACGAGAAGCTGCTGTCCCTCAAGTACGAG AGCCTGGACTACGACAACAGCGAGAACCAGCTGTTCCTGGAGGAAGAGCGGCGCATCAACCACACG GCTTTCCGGACGGTGGAGATCAAGCGCTGGGTCATCTGCGCCATGGTGGGCATCCTCACGGGTCTCGTGGCCTGCTTCATTGACATCGTGGTGGAGAAGCTCGCCGGCCTCAAATACAGGCTCGTCAAGGACA ACATCGACAGGTTCACTGAGCACGGCGGGCTGTCCTTCTCCCTCCTGCTCTGGGCCGCACTCAATGCCGCCTTCGTGCTCCTCGGCTCCACCATCGTCGCCTTCGTAGAG CCGGTCGCCGCTGGCAGCGGGATCCCCCAGATCAAGTGCTTCCTCAACGGGGTGAAGATCCCCCACGTGGTCAGGCTCAAG ACGCTGGTGATCAAAGTGTCCGGCGTGATCCTGTCAGTGGTGGGGGGACTGGCCGTGGGGAAG GAGGGGCCAATGATCCACTCGGGCTCGGTGATTGCCGCGGGCATCTCCCAGGGCAGGTCCACGTCGCTGAAGCGGGACTTCAAG ATCTTCGAGTACTTTCGCAGAGACACGGAGAAGCGGGACTTCGTCTCGGCAGGAGCTGCAGCTGGAGTGTCCGCAGCCTTCGGGGCCCCCGTGG GTGGCGTGCTGTTCAGCTTGGAGGAGGGTGCGTCCTTCTGGAACCAGTTCCTGACGTGGAGAATC TTCTTTGCTTCCATGATCTCCACTTTCACCTTGAACTTCGTCCTGAGTATTTATCATGGGAACGCGTGGGACCTGTCCAGCCCTGGGCTCATCAACTTTGGAAGATTCGATACTGAG ACCATGGTGTACGTGATCCATGAGATCCCCATTTTCATCGCCATGGGTGTGGTGG GGGGCATTCTCGGAGCTGTGTTCAACGCCTTGAATTACTGGCTGACGATGTTTCGAATCAG GTACGTCCACCGGCCCTGCCTCCAGGTGGTCGAGGCCACGCTGGTCGCCGCTGTCACCGCCACGGCCGCCTTCGTGCTCATCTACTCGTCCCGGGACTGTCAGCCCCTGCGGGGGAGCTCCGTGTCCTACCCCCTCCAG CTCTTCTGCGCTGATGGTGAGTACAACTCGATGGCTGCGGCCTTCTTCAACACCCCGGAGAAGAGTGTGGTCAGCCTTTTCCACGACCCCCCAG GCTCCTACAACCCCGTGACACTTGGCCTGTTTACCCTGGTCTACTTCTTCCTGGCCTGCTGGACCTACGGGCTCACGGTGTCGGCCGGCGTCTTCATTCCGTCTCTGCTCATTGGCGCTGCCTGGGGCCGGCTGTTCGGCATCTCCCTGTCCTACATCACGGGGGCCGCG GTCTGGGCGGACCCTGGCAAGTACGCCCTAATGGGCGCCGCTGCTCAGCTGG GTGGGATCGTGAGGATGACGCTGAGCTTAACGGTCATCATGATGGAGGCCACCAGCAACGTGACCTATGGCTTCCCCATCATGCTGGTGCTCATGACCGCCAAGATCGTGGGGGACGTCTTCATCGAG GGTTTGTACGACATGCACATCCAGCTGCAGAGCGTGCccttcctgcactgggaggcccCCGTCACCTCGCACTCACTCACCGCCAG GGAGGTGATGAGCACGCCAGTCACCTGCCTGCggaggagggagaaggtgggcGTCATCGTGGACGTGCTGAGCAGCACGGCATCCAACCACAACGGTTTCCCCGTGGTGGAGGATGCTGACGGCACGCAG CCAGCTCGGCTCCAGGGCTTGATCCTGCGCTCGCAGCTCATCGTCCTGCTCAAGCACAAG GTGTTCGTGGAGCGCTCCAGCATGGGCCTGCTGCGACGCCGGCTGCGGCTAAAGGACTTCCGTGACGCCTACCCACGCTTCCCCCCAATCCAGTCCATCCACGTGTCGCAGGACGAGCGGGAGTGCACCATGGACCTGTCCGAGTTCATGAACCCCTCGCCCTACACGGTGCCCCAG GAGGCGTCGCTCCCACGGGTGTTCAAGCTGTTCCGGGCCCTGGGCCTCCGGCATCTGGTGGTGGTGGACAATTGCAATCAG GTGGTCGGGCTGGTGACCAGGAAGGACCTGGCCAGGTACCGGCTTGGAAAGGGGGGCCTGGAGGAGCTGTCTCTGGCCCAGACATGA
- the PERCC1 gene encoding protein PERCC1, translating into MAAGVIRPLCGFRLPLPALRPFLPPALEPPDTSEEEEEEGEEEKLEAEGPEGHSPKPHSPGWAPEVPPLDPSSPETPLQLLRFSELISGDIQRYFGRKDRGQDPNACDIYADGRPASSLARELSCADLVRPACSAPLEDHEATEPGGCSPGCPEGQVHGAGLGRDGPPLLGPLAELFDYGLRQCLGPRAVGGRRLRLERKYGHITPMTQRKLPPSFWREPAPSPLGLLHPGTPDFSDLLASWSAEAGSELLGMGTPGLEAVQLAEA; encoded by the coding sequence ATGGCTGCGGGGGTCATCCGGCCGCTCTGTGGCTTCCGGCTGCCCCTGCCGGCCCTCCGGCCCTTCCTGCCGCCCGCCCTGGAGCCCCCAGACacttcagaggaggaggaggaggagggggaggaggagaagctgGAGGCCGAGGGGCCAGAGGGGCACAGCCCAAAGCCCCACAGCCCAGGCTGGGCCCCCGAAGTGCCCCCCCTGGACCCCAGCAGCCCAGAGACGCCGCTGCAGCTGCTGCGATTCTCGGAGCTCATCAGCGGCGACATCCAGCGGTACTTCGGCCGCAAGGACCGGGGGCAGGACCCCAATGCCTGTGACATCTACGCTGACGGCCGCCCAGCCAGCAGCTTGGCCAGGGAGCTCTCCTGTGCTGACCTGGTGCGCCCAGCCTGCAGCGCCCCCCTGGAAGACCATGAGGCCACTGAGCCGGGGGGCTGCTCCCCGGGGTGCCCCGAGGGGCAGGTGCACGGGGCAGGCCTTGGCAGGGATGGGCCGCCACTGCTGGGGCCCCTAGCCGAGCTGTTTGACTACGGGCTGCGGCAGTGCTTGGGGCCCCGGGCGGTGGGTGGGCGGCGACTCAGGCTGGAGCGCAAGTATGGCCACATCACCCCAATGACCCAGAGGAAGCTGCCCCCGTCCTTCTGGAGGGAGCCGGCGCCCAGCCCCCTGGGCCTGCTGCACCCCGGCACACCCGACTTCAGTGACCTGCTGGCCAGCTGGTCAGCAGAGGCCGGGTCCGAGCTGCTAGGCATGGGGACCCCGGGCCTGGAGGCGGTGCAGCTGGCCGAGGCCTAG